Genomic window (Equus asinus isolate D_3611 breed Donkey chromosome 13, EquAss-T2T_v2, whole genome shotgun sequence):
CCGGGGTCCAGAAGCGAGGCCCTAGGGCTGGACTGGGAAGGTCAGATGGAGCCTGGGAAATGGCTGGATTCAGGACATACGATGAAGGTGAGGATTCTGGGGAGTGAGACAAAGGGGAGGGGGGGGTCCAAGGACAATTTGGGGCCCTCAGGACCCCTTGCCTACACAGCTCTGAGCACCAGGAGGCAGTATGCAGAAACTCAGCCCTCCTCGGGGATCCTTGGCCCAGGAGGCACTTGCACCCCCCACCCCTGAAACAGCCCCCAGGCTGGGCCCTTGTCTCCAGGTGGTGGACACTCCCTGCGGGCCCCAATCTACACCACCCACAccccagggagaagggaagattGGGAGTCAGCCCCAGGACGGAGAATGGTTCCAGGACCTGGCGGGTACAACATAAAAGGATGTAGAGGCCCAGGGCTGTCGGCGTCTTGCCTTTGTTCGGATTCTCTTGGAGTTGCCACCTGGGTCAGGGGCCTGGGCCACTAGTCCTtgctcctctgctccctctcctttgTCCAGGTCCCCTCTTGGCCTTGGTCTTTGGCCTGTCCCCTCGAGGAGTCAGATGTGAGACCAGGTGTGGCTCAGAATGGCAGTGGATGGGGGAGTGGCCCGCTTTGGTTGTAGCCACCTAGGAAAAAGGAGCTGGGGCTGCTCCCTGGCCAGCTGAGATGTCCAGGGCTCACATGGACACCAAGCCAAGCTGGTGACACTCAGTTCAATGTCCAGGCTGTGCAGTGTCCTCCAGACCTCAGCTCTGTCCCTGGAGGAATGCACTGGAAGGGGGTCATTGAGCCTGGGCACTCAGggtcctgccccccaccccctctctccGTATCTAGATGGGCTCGTCTCCCTTCACAACTACCCAATGGGCTCCCCCTCCAGGGGATCTGGATGGGTAAGAGCCTGGATCTCCTGCCTCCAGAACCCTTCAACCCTCCAGAAGGCAGTGTGCAGGTGGACACGCCACAGTGGGATCCATACTCTGCGActtgctagctctgtgacctcgGGTGAGTCACAGATTCTCCCtggccctcagtttccttgtctagaAGATGGGAATAATGATCCAGTAAGCCCTCACTGTTGGCTTGATGTGAGGATTAAGACCAGGGCCACATATGCATGTCGTTCCTTCTTTCTTCCAGAGAATTCGAGAAAACGGCAAAATGGCAGGAGTCcacagggcaggctggcagccccTGGCCGCTTCTGCAGGAAACAGAGGCAACAAGGCTCGGGTGCTCCTGAGAGGAAGGCGCTGGCAGCAAGGGAGGAGCAGAGCAGCAGGTATTTATTCTGGGGGACCCTCACCCTGCCCCAtcctcatctctctgcttattCCAAGCCTGGGGTCCGTCGGGCTGGGTCCGTCGGGCTGGGAGCCGGAATCAGGAGGAAGGGTGTGGCCGTGGGCCGTGGCTGCTCTGTGAGTACGGAGAGAAGGGAGGACGACGAGGCCAGGGCTGGCACTGGAACAGCAGAGGGAAGAGAGTGTGGGGGCCTGTGAGGACCAGGCCTTGGTTCTCCTGCCTTCCCTACCCTGACTCTCTGACCCCAAGAGCTTGGCACTGGGGGGCATAGCCCTGGCACTGATGAGCCACCCCATTAAGGGGCAGGCAGGTCTGTGTGCCTCTTCCCTTGACATCCCCCATCCTCCACCACCTGCCCCAGCCTTGAGACGGAGGCCACCCGTTCCCAGAAATGAGGCTGGCACTGCCCAGCCAGACCCACCTGGGCAGGGCCTCAGTGTGGGCCCTCAGTGCTGGTCCAGGATGAGGGGCACCTGGGCGCTGTCCACTTGGGGAGGCAGCCGCTCGCCTGTGCGCACATTGAACATGGGCAGGGTGGAGAGTGGCCGGGGCACCTCTCGGCTAGCTGCCATCTGTCGCAGCTCCTCCATGTTCCCGCGGATGGTGCAATGGTGGACCATCTGGATGCTGGGGCACAGGGCGGGCAGAGTCATCAGCTCTAGGAGTCAGCACCCCCCTTTGAGGTTCAGCCTGGCACTCCGTCCGAGCCACTCTGCAGTCTTCCCCCGTTATGTGGAGGGAGACTCACACACAGAAAGCTCTGTGGCACCAGCTCAGTGCCCGGTGACTGAGGCCTGGGCTCTGTGTGTCAACAGCCTGGATTTAAAGCTGTGTGTCCTTTGCAAGTTGCTTAACcacttctctgcctcagtttcctcaactgtaaaatggggataataatagaagCTACCTCCCAGgattgttgtggggattaaaggagaaaatgcaggctgAGTGTTTAGAAatgtgcctggcacgtggtaagaGCTCCCGAGATACCAAGACATGGATAGATATCCCCAGTGGACATATGTCTCCAGTGGATATACGACCCTCCAGTCCCTTCTGGCACTCAGCTCCCTCCGCTAACGCCCTCTCCCGCCACTGAACTTCAGTCCTCCTCGGCTCCCCCGTCCCTGAATCTGGCAAACACACCTCCTCCATCTTTTCCCACCTCCTAGCTTTTGCCCAAGCTGTTTGCTGCCATGCCTTGACCTTCTCATCTTCTGGCTCCTCAGACCTGTCCCTCGCTCCCTCCATACTTTgacccctcccactcccaccccagtcGGCCCCCAGCATGGACCAGCTTCACACACTGAGTCCTGTCTCCCTATCTTTGTTTCAAACCAAGGCTCCTGGAGGCCAGCACCAGGCTCCACCCTCAACAGGCTGGAAATCCCAGCAGCTCTGAGTGGACTGGTGGCCACACACCTCAGGAAGTCCCGCCTGAGCTCTAGCCCGTTTCTCCCCAGAAGGTTCAGCTTCGTTCTCATTTGACTCTCTCAGTCTTGCTTTCTGCTGTCCAGTGGCAAGCTTTAGTTCATTCTGAGAAGTAGGGCAGCATAATGGTTAAGCATGAGGACTTGCTTTGGGTTTAAACGTAAATTCCTctgcttactggctgtgtgaccttgtgtgagctagttaacctctctgtgccacgATTTTCTCAAGTTTAACGCAGTTGTTACATGAATTAAATGAGTTCATTCTGGAAAAACACTTAGAATGTCTTCTGGTCAGCATGCAGCAAGTGGTAGCTATTATTCTAGGGAGCCTTCAgttactattatcatcatcagtATTATCTTATTATAGTAGGCCCACTGATGAACTTGGCCTCCAGTGGAGGGATATTTCCAAGCCCTTTTGCATGAAACCACTCACATTTGTGGGCTCAGCCTGGAGATGTCCTCCCAGACTACCTGGCTGCTGGGTCAGACAGACGGCAAGGACTTTTCATTACCAGCAATAAGAACTGTTTTTTTAAAGGGGAGGGGGCCCAGGTAGGGCAGAAACAACCCTGCTTGTCACTGGGTTACTGGTCAAATAAGGGAGGCAAGTGGTCGTCACCCATGTCCACATCTCCATTAGTGGCACAGGCTCCAGCTAGAGCCTGAGAGATTAGACTACTGGAAGGACTTTCTAGCTTCCTGCTGAATGAGCCATGCTCCTCCTTGGGGGGAGTAGGACCAAGTCCCGTCAGGCTGGCGGGAGGAGGTGGAGTCACCCTCTAAGGCCAGGGGAGGGTCAAGATGAGCTCTTGATTCTGGAATTTGGCAAGCAGAGTTGTCCAAAACACTGTTTTCCATTCCCAGGCAAGGAAGGCTGAGGGGGGAGAGGAAGTAAGGAGCGTGTGGATGCCGAGGGCCACAGGCAGCCAGGCAGGTAATGCCCCCAGTGGAGGAAGGGCCTTAGTTAatgggcccctcccagcccccggcCCCACATCTGGGTCTCATTACTCTGGCAACACACACAGGTGGAAAAATGTTCTGAGGATGTTTTTCTagagcaggagcaggagccagACCCGCGGTGCTGCCCCCACATCCTTCCACATCAGCACTTGGGCAGACACAAATGGGCAGGCCTTCCTGCACATAcatgcctgcacacacacacacacacacacacacacaccaccaacATACAGCCTCTCCTCTGGCACACAGACCACAGGAGAGGCTCTTTGGGCTGGAGAACTTTCTGACCAGATAGAGGTGAAAACAGGCAGCAGAATCACAATTTGCAGATAATTTGAAAAATGATAGACattgagcaagaaaaaaaaatggattttgtAGAAATAAATCAACACAAAACTCAAACCAACAAGGGCCGATATTGTACACGGTAAAATTGGTTATTGATTCAAAACTGATGGAGGAAGTCGATTTTCCTGACACCGTCAGGGCTACAAACCTGACCCAGAAAAGCTGGATGTAGTGGAAATAGCTGGTCAGAAGAGAATATCCACAATAGCACAAGATACAATTGATCAAATTTGGCACAGGCCaaaaaaattgaggaataaaatccTCCTCgtaaaatttacatagaaaatcaCTCATCCCAACGCGAAAAAAATTctatctaaaaaaaaatgaaaacagaaaaaaaagcaaagccttTTCATTGCTTTGTATAGAAAGTTGATCAAAGAATTAAGTTGATTTAGGTAGAGCAAGGAATGACATTTCTGTTCACTCTGGAAAATATATTCCCCACAAAAATTCATAAATGCTGGTATAATTCTGATTCTAAAAGTGTTTGTATTGCTCAACCCAATAGGTTAAGTTGGTGGGGTCAACACAATGGGTTTAAAGCTGGGGTCTCAGAAGACCCTGGAATCAGTCGGCACTCATGCATATATGCCCCTGCTTGTGCACGCACACATCATATGGGTCTGCCTGTCTGGCCCACACGGCCACAACCCTTCTTCCCAGGGTACCTGGCATGTCAGATGCCCACACTATCTGGCATCTCCCGTCCGTCCCTCCCAGGAGGGAACAATGAGGCCACTATGACCCTCACAGGATTCTGGTGGCCTCACAATGTCCCCCTGAGGTCACCACAGAGATAACCTTACCATCCCCTATGCTCAAGGCACAAGTCTGCTGAGGCCAGCCGTGGGTGATCATCCTTGGTCCTCCTTTTGGCCACCCAGGGGAAGGCTGGGGCCAGAGCCCTGAAAGGAAGCCTCTGAGGGAACCAGGACCCAGGGCACACCTTACCCACCGAGGAGCACCCCAGTGAAGACTTCCAGCTGCCATCCTGGAGGTCCTCGTACCCAGCTCCCTTCACCCACCCCAGGGAGAGATGCAGAAAGACCCTTCGCTGCCACCACCATCTGCACCCTTGGCCTCAAACACCCCCCTGGGTGCAGGCCAGCAGGCCAGCGTGTCAGGAGCCCCTGGCAAGAGCGAGCCTGGACACCACACCTGCCAAACCAAGCCCAACATATCCAAGGTGATCCTCGGGATTATGGCGGACAAGGGGGCGTACAGCCGCATATCCATGACCTCGCTGAGGAAGGCCGTCGCCACCTCCGGCTACAACATGACCTGCAACGCCTGGCGCTTCAGGCGAGTGCTCAAGCGGCTGGTGGACAAAGGCGTGCTCAGGCAGGTGACcggcaagggggcctcaggctccTTCTGCATCAGGAAGAAGCCGGCCTCCAAGTTCAAGCTCAAGGCCAAAAGCCGGCGGCAGCGGCGACAACAGTCTGGGCCACGCCGGTCTGGGCCACGCCGGCCTGAGCAGCGCCGGCCTGGGCAGCGCAGGTTGTTCCTGGGCTCCAAACAGGGGCACAAGCGGCCAGTCAAGGGGGTCCGCAGAGCGGCCAGATGCCGCCGCAATTAACAAGGCAGGCCGGGCAAGCAGGCAGTGGTGCCAGGCTTGCCACAGGCTCCGCGCAGCGGGAATAAAAGGAACCTGACTTATTTCACACCTGCCTCCTGGAATCTCTGGGGTTCAAGGGCGCAGGAGAGCGAGAGGGCTGGGTACACAGGAGGGGTGAGGCCACGGGTCAGGGAAACCTGGGCAAAATAAAGGCGAGATGGATTTGGGAAGGGCTGGAGGAGCTGAAAGCATCCACAGACATTAGCTAGTCCGACCACATCAcaagtggagaaactgaggccagaaaggGTCACAGTGATTGTGTGGCAGAACCGGGCCTGGAACCCAAGTGCCCGCCTCACAGTGAAATGGgggtgtgtgcgtctgtgtgcgtgtgcatgaATGCCAGCGGGAATCCTCTTAAATTGCTTCTCAACCCTTTCCCCCAGGGTGGCAGCAGATCCCCAAAGCCTGGCCAGGTCCCCTCCCCTGTCTCATTCTACTTAGGCTGTTCCATGGAGACCAGAAAATGAGGAGCCATGCCCTGGGATTTCAGGATAGGCCAGGCCCAACATCCACTCAGCCCAGGGCAGGAGCTCAGTGGCCAAAGGTGGTCCCATCATCCCAGAATAATCTGGTTTGTCTACGATGCTCATGAAGGCTGGTGGGTCCAGCTTGACAGTCTAAGGGGGCTCCCACCCGACCCCCAGCTTCCCCTACTCACTCAGAGGTGGCCAGGTCTCTCTTCAGCCTGTAGAAAAGCGAGGGAGGGGATTAACTATTATCCACAAGCCCCTCCTGGTGCCAAGCCGAGCAGGACCCAAGCCCTGAGCTGCCCAGCAAAGGGTCCCCCACTCCTTTCCTGGCTGAGGACCCCACTCCCTGAGGGGTCTGGGTCCCCACACAACACAAGTGCCACAAGGAGTCCCACAGATTTGAGCACCAGCCACAGGGCCCTCCCTGCGTCCGTCCCCCACACTCACCGTCCCTCCCGCCGGCAGCACATGACATAAGCCAGCAGCAGGGTGAGCAGCAGGGCCACCAGCAGAGGCACCAGGAGGGTGACCAGTGCGTCAGTCAGGAAGTCTCGGGCTGTGGCCTTGGTGGGCGAGCAGGACAGGTCATGCTCCAGGATCCCGTCACCAGGGGTGGGCACCTGGTCTGCAGGCTCTGGCACTGATTTATCCACCTGCTCAGAAAGTCCATGGCTGACCCAGGAGCGGCTAGCTGGACACAGAGACCCCCGGGGCACAGGGCAGGGGTTCTGGGGCCACTCTACCTATTGCCCCTTGCAACAACAGGGtttcctcctgcctgcctcccccagctTGGGTGACCTAGCAGGACAAGCCCAGGAGAGCATGGACTGTACAATGGTTAAGAGCACAGCTCCAGGGTCCGACTGCCTGGGTTGAATTCTGTCTCAGACAGTGCTTTACTGCAATGATTTACGtctcggtgcctcagtttcctcacctgtaaagtcGGAATGCTAATAGAGGCACTGTCTCCTGGGGTGATTTGTGAGGATAAAACATGTTGATTGCATCGTACCCAGTGCGGAGCAAGTGCTCCAGAATGTGGTTGAGGACCAGGCCCTGGCTGCGCTGTCAGACACTTCACAGGACCAGAGTCCTTCCGGGTTCCCAGCCCAGGGAGTCAGGGTCTCCAGGGACCCCGGATTCCTCGGCCCCATATACCAAAGAGCAGTAGTGAGCGTATTTGGCTTATTACATGGGGATGAGAGCTATCTGTTCCTTGTGGGCAGATTTGCTAGGTGACacgctagaaggaagcagacagagcTGTCACACAGAGGCCCTTGTTGGGGAAAGGGTTTTGGAACTGCCCTGTGGGAGAGACTGTTCTAGCCCTTGTGTTGGGTATATCTGGGATTTCTGAGAGTCTGTGTCTGTCTGGATTATGGACTCTGTCTCCCTCTTGTGGGAGAAGATGGAACTTcagtgcgtgcgtgcgtgcgtgcgtgcgtgcgtgcgtgcgtgtgtgtgtgtcagacagacacagagagacagagacagagaaagcagataatcagagaaagaaatgggGACAGAAAGACTGGGATGGGAAGAGGGGTAGGGAAGAGACTGTGATGGGGCCACGGGACACCCCCACCCAAAGCCAGGGTCCCTCCTCACCAGGGACACATTGCACCAGTCAACACGGAAGTGAGGTGCCAAGGTGTCATAGCAGGACAGAAGTGGAGGCTGGCCCTGGGCACAGCGAGCGTGGCTGTCGGGGGACGCCACCATCttcaggcaggaggagaagggtgAGGCAGAGCCCACCTTGATGTACACCCTGGGCCCAGATAGAAGCTGCCGTCAGCGAACTGGAGGGATGTCTGGGTGGGGCACTGGAGATTTGGAGGTTACAGGCCCATCCTGAGATCTGGGGTTATGTGAGAGGACACAGGAACACTCTAGTCTTCTAAGGGGTCTTATCCCCCCAGGATGTCCTTTAACGGATGGATCTTTCATGTCCTCGTGGGGCACCAGGAAGTGCAGAGTTCAGGGTAACTAGGGTTTGGACCCAGGAAGGGCAAGAGGGAGATGAGGGGCGGCCGGAGGGAAGTGGACAGTGGTGTGAAGCAGCGAGGTGCAGACGGGTGTGGTGAGGGTGTGCAAAGGTGGGTAAAGCCCCACCTGGAAGCTAGGGAGACCCATATTCTATGCCCTCCACACAGACAAAAGGcaagctgcctcctcctcctcctccaggaagccctcctgggcTGCATACCTACCCTTCCTTGCGGCCCTCGATGGGAAGAGGGACGCGGCCCCCACGGTCCAAGGCAGAGGTGATGTTGAGCAGCTGGAGCTCCCCCGGCTCCCAGAGCCCCGCCGAGGCAGTGAGGAAGCGGCTGGCAGGCGACGAGGGCAACACTTCCTCCACGTCATGGCTGCGCACCAGGAACTCAGCCTGGTATGGCAGCGGGGGGCCTGGAAGGGCCGGGTTGGCACCTCAGGCTGCACTCAGCCCTCCATGGATCCTTCCCGAGCCTGACCCGACCCAAGCTCCTCCCCGCATCCCCCCagacccttccttcctccctaacACCCCGCACGCACGTCGCAGGTCCCAAAAGCTCTTCTCAAACACCCAGCCTCAATGACTCACCCAAGGCCCCAAAGACTGTCAGCAAAGCAGCCAAGAATACACCTCAGAGTCTTTCCAGAATGCCCTGCTCCCCACTACTCTCCAAGTCTCTCCCTTCCACACCCCACCTTCCAGGAGAGATCCCCCAGGACTGGTGTTGTTGGGGTGGGCGTGGGGTGGGCCCGGTGGTACCTTCAGGGTCCTCAATCAACAGCAAGAGCTTCTGCCGGGTGGTGTCAAAGCTGTCCCGATTGTAGGCTATGACCTGGGGGAGGACGGGGAAGAGGGCTGAGAGGTGGGGTTAGTGGAGAAATGGTGCAGCTGGGACCTGCCAGGAAAGGACTGAGATGCCACCAAATTAGAAGCATGTAAATTATGTAAATGAACTTGAAGGAGCACACACATGTGACACAGCCCCGTGGGGTCCCTGCTGATACCTCGATGACCTGCTGTCCACGATCTTCTGGTGTGGGGGTGCCATAGAGGAAGCCGGGGTGGTGGGGGCTGCGCTGGGTATAGCGGAGCCACCGGGGCAGGTCGGGGTGTCCCTGGAGGTGGGCGTGGTAGGTGACAGGGACGGTGGGTGGGACAGCTggtggaagggaggagaggggattGGAGACACAACAGTAGCCTTCACCAGCGCGGGGCCAGGCACCCCCAGCTCCCCCGGGTGCCCATCGGGCCCTCTCACCGACATGCTCGGGAAGGTGCAGGAAGGTTTCGTGGTCCAAGGTGTGCACGAAGACGCGGCCCACAAGCGGGTGCAGGGTGGTCTGCTGGGTCTCGGtgtcccccagccctgccaggaGACCTGTGGGGACCCAGAACCCCAAACACACGGACCAGCCTCAGTTCTGAGCAGGGGATAAGCTCCCCTTCCCGACCATGTCCCTGGTGCCCCTCAGGGACCGAAAGAAGCATGTGAGGGAGGGGGGCTCCTTTGCTGGCTCCCAGGAAAGGACAGAGAGGCCTGCCTGTGCCACACGCTTTAATCCATGACGAGCCCCAACCAGaccaccccccactccccattTTAGGCCCCTGTTGGGGTCAAGTGGGCAAGGACCGATGTTTGGCTGGAGGCGGTGTGGGGGGGTGTGAGTGAGTGTGGCGGATTTGGGGGGAGGTTCAAGCTAAGTTCACTTGGAAAAGAACCTCATGCTGAGTGTGTggcaggctggagaggagggggagagagaaggagcctTTGGAGGAGGAGGGTAGCCATTCTGGGACCCCCGCCAGCCTCCTCCAACATACAGGGGAACAGGGCCCGCACTAGAGGCCATTGGGAGCCGAGCAAAGGGGAT
Coding sequences:
- the SGCA gene encoding alpha-sarcoglycan; amino-acid sequence: MAEAVIWIPLLVGLLAGLGDTETQQTTLHPLVGRVFVHTLDHETFLHLPEHVAVPPTVPVTYHAHLQGHPDLPRWLRYTQRSPHHPGFLYGTPTPEDRGQQVIEVIAYNRDSFDTTRQKLLLLIEDPEGPPLPYQAEFLVRSHDVEEVLPSSPASRFLTASAGLWEPGELQLLNITSALDRGGRVPLPIEGRKEGVYIKVGSASPFSSCLKMVASPDSHARCAQGQPPLLSCYDTLAPHFRVDWCNVSLVDKSVPEPADQVPTPGDGILEHDLSCSPTKATARDFLTDALVTLLVPLLVALLLTLLLAYVMCCRREGRLKRDLATSDIQMVHHCTIRGNMEELRQMAASREVPRPLSTLPMFNVRTGERLPPQVDSAQVPLILDQH
- the LOC106826323 gene encoding histone H1.9-like encodes the protein MQKDPSLPPPSAPLASNTPLGAGQQASVSGAPGKSEPGHHTCQTKPNISKVILGIMADKGAYSRISMTSLRKAVATSGYNMTCNAWRFRRVLKRLVDKGVLRQVTGKGASGSFCIRKKPASKFKLKAKSRRQRRQQSGPRRSGPRRPEQRRPGQRRLFLGSKQGHKRPVKGVRRAARCRRN